Below is a genomic region from Phragmites australis chromosome 20, lpPhrAust1.1, whole genome shotgun sequence.
TCCCAACTCCGGAGGGATGCCTCCGGTGAAAGCATTACCGCCGAGGTCCAGCAACTGGAGCTTCTCGCAAGAACCGAGCTCCGGGGGTACGGAGCCGGTCAGGCGGTTCTTTCCCAAGTACAGCTTCGTCAGCTCCGGCATTGACCCGATGCTGGAGCTCAAGGGCCCGGCGAGCTGGTTGTCGGAGACGTCAATGAGCTGGAGACTGCGTGGCAAGGTGTCCGGCAATGCGCCGGACAGAGCATTTGCGTGTAGGTCGAGGAACTCGAGGCTGGCACACCCCGAAATGGCTGCAGGCACCGGGCCGACAAGTTGGTTCTCGCTCATGTCGAGGAAGTTGAGGTTCTTGAGGTTGCCCATCTCGGCGGGTATGGTGCCGGACAGCCGGTTGCCGTTGAGACGGAGCCGATAGAGATTGGTACAGTTGCCAATGTCCGGCGGTATGAACCCGGACAGCTCGTTGTTCAGTAGCAGTAGCTTCGTTAAGTTCTGGAGCCTGAACAGCTCCTTCGGGATCGGGCCGGTGAGGTTGTTGTACGACAGGTCCACCGCCTGCAGGCTCGGGCACTCGGCGAGCCTAGTTGGCACGCCGCCGGTGAGCTGGTTCTTCCACGCGTAGAACAGGGTGAGGTTGCGCAGCCTCGGGAAGTCGATGCGGATCTCCCCGGACAGCGCGTTGTTGTCGACCTCGATGTCCGTCAGCGACATGCAGTTGGAGAGCTCCGGCGGGATGGCGCCGGTCAGCTGGTTCGTGCTCAGCTGCAACTGCTGGAGATTAGGCAGCCCGCCCAAACTCGCCGGTATACTGCCGGTGATGGAATTCAGCGACAGGTCAATGAGTGTGAGCTCCTTGCACTGCCCGATCTCCGGCGGAATCGTGCCGACAAGCTGGTTCTGCCACAGAAGCAGCGTTTGCAGCTTCCGGAGCTGGCCGAGCTGCGCTGGTATCGGGCCGGAGAGAGAATTCTGGTACAGGTACAGGCTGGTGAGCTCGGTGCAGTTGCCAATGGACTCCGGGATCCGGCCGGAGAGCAAAGTGGTGTAGATGGCAATTGTTTGGATCTTCTTGAGCTGCCCGATCGTCTCCGGGAGGCTCCCGGAGACGCCGGTCTCCGCTAGGCCGAGCATGGTGAGATCGCTGCAGCCTCCGATCTCCGGCGGCAACGGGCCCTTCATCCCTTGGTTCCCGCCCGCGCGgagcacctgcagcttcttcaGGTTGCCAATGCTCGCCGGGATCGGCCCGCTCAGCTCGTTGTCGTAGAGCGCGAGGTACGTCAGGCTCGTGAGGTTGCCGATGTCTTCGGGGATGGCGCCGCGCAGGGAGTTGGAGTTGAGCGCTAGCGACTCGAGCTTCGCGAGCCAGCAGAGCTCGGCGGGGATCGCGCCGGTGAGCTGGTTCTTACTGAGGTCAACGGTGGTCAGCTCGCCGTACTCGCCAAACTCCTTGGGTATCGCGCCGGTGAGGTTCGTGCCGGACAGCACCAGTGTCTTCAGCGACGACGCCAGCGGCTGAAGGTTCGCGGGGAGCGGGCCCTGCAGGTCGACCGACGTGATGCTCAGCCCGACGACGTCGCCGCGCGCGTTGCACGACACGCCGAACCACCGGCACGGGCTCGCGTCCGCGGCGCGCCACGACGCCAgcgcgccggccgccggccgCAGCGAGTCCTTCCATTGGAGCAGCACCTGGCCCTGCTCGTTGACGCAATGGCACGGCGAGATCAGCAGCAGCGCGCAGGCGAGCGATACGAGAAGCGCGAGCCTCAATGTGACGGAGTTGAACCGCGGCGGCATTGGCGCGCGCCTCCGCCTCGGTGGCGAAGCTGGGGCGGGTGGATGACGAGAGGCGAGGGGGCGGCAATGTGATGGATGGCTCGCTGGTGAGGTGGCGTCTCCTACAAGCATTGGGATTTAGAGGGGGAGACCCCATGATTTGTTTATACAAGGAAAGCACAAGAGATCTGGATCCAAATGAGCACCAAGCAATGGCCATTtgcggaaaaaaaaaaccagattTGATCTTGCAGTACTGTGTGTGACAGTGTACTGCCACTAAATACAAGCTTGATTGGATCTTGGCTTGAGTGAATTAGTTTTTAATCAGGAAAAGGATACTGCATGCAGTTTAATAAGTGATGGGAAGATGAGAGGAAGGTGGTGGCCTAGCAGCTTAGGTGTGGTTGGGGTCATCATCTGCATATGCTTAACCCTAGTTGGTGTACTTATTACTGCCATTTCAGCCTCTTCGGATTGTTAATTGCTCTTGCTGTCTTTGGAGGTGAAAacatctcttcttcttcctcctcgtgtTCTGTGAAAACAGGTTACTGCTAATTCTCTCGGCAATCGGACATTTATCCAATGTTCGATGGAAGAGCATTTTGCAGTGTCAGTTATTCTTAATCCCTGTTCCTTTGTACCGTTGGTACAGGAGTTGACAGTGGCTGTTACTTCTGGCTTTAGGTGTGACCTTCTAAAATGTTTTCTGATGGCCTGCAGTGGCAGTGCTGCTGCTTTATGGTTAGCTCTTTGCAGGTAGAACAGTTCTTCTGCAGATCTCCTCCTTTACACTGAGTAAGGTAAGTACAACTGTAAAAAAATGCATCTTTTGTTGctaattcaacatttttttacttttccaTTACCAGCATTCATCTTTGCCTTTGCCTGCAATATTTACAGACCTACAGAACTCAATCTTTTCAGAACTTGCTACTAACAATCGTAAAATATAGTCCTTTCTCATTCTTCTCTTGTGCTATCTTCTGAAACGCTTAATAATTTTCTTAAGCTGGTATAGCCGCAATATTATTTAGGTTTACTAAACTCCGGTTACTATTATTGAACATATGATGATCTAAGCTATTCTTTGATAAGAGTATTGCTAAAATTCACAAGAAAACATCCTCTTTTCACAAGTATGCTCACAATGTGCTGTTTT
It encodes:
- the LOC133901148 gene encoding LRR receptor-like serine/threonine-protein kinase RGI3 translates to MLVGDATSPASHPSHCRPLASRHPPAPASPPRRRRAPMPPRFNSVTLRLALLVSLACALLLISPCHCVNEQGQVLLQWKDSLRPAAGALASWRAADASPCRWFGVSCNARGDVVGLSITSVDLQGPLPANLQPLASSLKTLVLSGTNLTGAIPKEFGEYGELTTVDLSKNQLTGAIPAELCWLAKLESLALNSNSLRGAIPEDIGNLTSLTYLALYDNELSGPIPASIGNLKKLQVLRAGGNQGMKGPLPPEIGGCSDLTMLGLAETGVSGSLPETIGQLKKIQTIAIYTTLLSGRIPESIGNCTELTSLYLYQNSLSGPIPAQLGQLRKLQTLLLWQNQLVGTIPPEIGQCKELTLIDLSLNSITGSIPASLGGLPNLQQLQLSTNQLTGAIPPELSNCMSLTDIEVDNNALSGEIRIDFPRLRNLTLFYAWKNQLTGGVPTRLAECPSLQAVDLSYNNLTGPIPKELFRLQNLTKLLLLNNELSGFIPPDIGNCTNLYRLRLNGNRLSGTIPAEMGNLKNLNFLDMSENQLVGPVPAAISGCASLEFLDLHANALSGALPDTLPRSLQLIDVSDNQLAGPLSSSIGSMPELTKLYLGKNRLTGSVPPELGSCEKLQLLDLGGNAFTGGIPPELGILPSLEISLNLSCNRLSGEIPSQFAGLDKLGSLDLSHNELSGGLEPLAALQNLVTLNISFNAFSGELPNTPFFQKLPLSNLAGNRHLVVGDGSDESSRRGSISLLKIAISLLAAVSALLLMAATYMLARTHRGGGGRIIHGEGTWEVTLYQKLDITMDDVLRGLTSANVIGTGSSGIVYKVDTPNGYTLAVKKMWSSDAATSAAFRSEIAALGSIRHRNIVRLLGWAANGGTRLLFYSYLPNGSLSGLLRGGLAKGTPADEWGARYEVALGIAHAVAYLHHDCVPAILHGDIKSMNVLLGPAYEPYLADFGLARVLSAASSKLDTTKHPRIAGSYGYIAPEYASMQRISEKSDVYSFGVVVLEILTGRHPLDPTLPGGAHLVQWVREHVQAKRDASELLDARLGGSAAEAYADEMRQVLSVAALCVSRRADDRPAMKDVVALLKEIRRPAAAGEGAKQQPSAASAAAPAPALAASPVRSAHYSGGPSSSCSFAVSDYSA